In Streptomyces sp. NBC_00483, a single window of DNA contains:
- a CDS encoding helix-turn-helix domain-containing protein has product MPKTRQPPSAPLKSSAPQDMPSGAGWLPHGYAMASHTHEAGQLVYAAAGTLATTTERGTWVAPANRVTWTPPGFAHSHRFYGRTDTRLLTVPVELCHELIAHPSVFAVGPLLREAVLALTGDRPETRPGAHQRLLAVVIDELSNTPELSLHLPEADDDRLRAVTDLLHADPARPATLSELGRVAGASERTLSRLFHTELGMSFHRWRTILRIHHALAHLTEGMSVTDTAMACGWSNPSSFIDAFNDVVGQTPGSYQADLRNSPAMP; this is encoded by the coding sequence ATGCCGAAAACCCGCCAGCCGCCGTCGGCCCCCTTGAAGTCCTCGGCTCCGCAGGACATGCCCAGCGGAGCCGGGTGGCTGCCGCACGGCTACGCGATGGCCTCGCACACCCACGAGGCGGGGCAGCTCGTCTACGCAGCCGCCGGGACGCTGGCCACCACGACGGAGCGCGGCACCTGGGTCGCTCCCGCCAACCGCGTGACGTGGACGCCGCCCGGCTTCGCCCACTCCCACCGCTTCTACGGCCGCACCGACACGCGACTGCTGACCGTTCCGGTCGAGCTGTGCCATGAACTGATCGCGCATCCAAGCGTGTTCGCGGTCGGCCCGCTGCTGCGCGAGGCCGTCCTCGCCCTCACCGGCGACCGGCCCGAGACACGTCCCGGCGCCCACCAGCGGCTGCTCGCCGTGGTCATCGACGAGCTGTCCAACACCCCCGAGCTGTCCCTGCATCTGCCCGAGGCGGACGATGATCGGCTCCGTGCCGTCACCGATCTTCTGCACGCCGATCCGGCCCGGCCCGCGACACTGTCCGAGCTCGGACGCGTCGCGGGAGCCAGCGAGCGCACACTGAGCCGCCTGTTCCACACGGAGCTCGGCATGAGCTTCCACCGGTGGCGCACCATCCTGCGCATCCATCACGCGCTGGCCCATCTGACGGAGGGCATGTCGGTCACCGACACCGCGATGGCGTGCGGCTGGTCGAACCCGTCCAGCTTCATCGACGCCTTCAACGACGTCGTCGGCCAAACCCCGGGCAGCTACCAGGCGGACCTGCGCAACAGCCCCGCGATGCCCTAG
- a CDS encoding 4-hydroxybenzoate 3-monooxygenase encodes MTETGRDTTVVIVGGGVAGLTLGNFLLGKGIGCVVLEKHSRDYVEQRQRAGALDANGVRVLNEWGLGEAVEGYSHGDSDAGVPLLIDGEERQWRVGGGDDEDEVDGAFCPQQILVRNLIRIFLRDGGDLRFGAQDVSLHDIDIDIDIGTDTGTGTGTGTEQPTVRYRDADGSTRTLTCAFVAGSDGYRGVSRTAVPDDVLTSSTYEFGYAWLSAMTQAPADPLAVLAVHSRGFAARITRGPHASRLYLQCPLTDTVEQWPDERIWNELEARFGGPVEPRGPITSRQVVPLRGVVFSPMRHGRLYLLGDAAHLISPMSAEGMSLALHDADALAKAVVRQVEKNDSTLLDSYSDTCLNHTWERQASAVRMTQTMHDSGDTTYEGEFRKQIARKNLETMLEPAAPHAS; translated from the coding sequence ATGACCGAAACCGGCAGGGACACGACCGTCGTGATCGTCGGGGGCGGAGTCGCCGGACTCACGCTGGGCAATTTTCTCCTGGGCAAGGGGATCGGTTGCGTCGTCCTCGAAAAGCACAGTCGTGACTATGTGGAGCAGCGGCAGAGGGCCGGGGCTCTCGATGCCAACGGTGTGCGTGTACTGAACGAGTGGGGGCTGGGAGAGGCCGTCGAGGGCTACAGCCATGGGGACTCCGACGCGGGTGTGCCGCTGCTGATCGACGGAGAGGAACGACAGTGGAGGGTGGGCGGCGGTGACGACGAGGACGAGGTCGACGGGGCGTTCTGCCCGCAGCAGATCCTCGTCCGCAATCTGATCAGGATCTTCCTGCGCGATGGCGGTGACCTGCGCTTCGGAGCGCAGGACGTATCCCTGCACGACATCGACATCGACATCGACATCGGCACCGACACCGGCACCGGCACCGGCACCGGCACCGAGCAGCCGACTGTTCGCTACCGGGACGCCGACGGCTCGACGCGGACGCTCACGTGCGCCTTCGTCGCCGGCAGCGATGGCTACCGCGGCGTCAGCCGGACGGCCGTCCCCGACGACGTACTCACCAGCTCCACCTACGAGTTCGGCTACGCCTGGCTGAGCGCGATGACGCAGGCGCCGGCGGATCCCCTGGCCGTGCTGGCCGTGCACTCGCGCGGTTTCGCCGCGCGGATCACCCGTGGCCCGCACGCGAGCCGTCTCTACTTGCAGTGTCCACTCACGGACACCGTCGAACAGTGGCCCGACGAGCGCATCTGGAACGAACTGGAGGCTCGCTTCGGTGGGCCCGTGGAGCCCAGGGGCCCGATCACCAGCAGGCAGGTCGTACCGCTGCGCGGAGTGGTCTTCAGCCCCATGCGCCATGGACGCCTGTACCTGCTCGGGGACGCGGCCCACCTCATCTCCCCGATGAGCGCGGAGGGCATGAGCCTCGCCCTCCACGACGCCGACGCACTGGCCAAGGCGGTCGTCCGGCAGGTGGAGAAGAACGACTCGACCCTGCTCGACAGCTACTCCGACACCTGCCTGAACCACACATGGGAGCGCCAGGCATCCGCTGTCCGGATGACGCAGACCATGCACGACTCCGGTGACACCACCTACGAAGGGGAGTTCCGCAAGCAGATCGCCCGCAAGAACCTGGAAACCATGCTGGAACCGGCGGCGCCTCACGCCTCGTAG
- a CDS encoding alpha/beta fold hydrolase has protein sequence MPNVVVSPEVSIAYESFGDPGDPPVLLVMGFGAQLLGWHEDFCRALADRGRYVIRYDNRDCGLSTKFDEHPVDMGEFIAAVGSGDLPTALAMVPYRLSDMADDGLGLLTALGIERAHVVGASMGGMIAQTMALSSPDRVLTLTSMMSSTGESEYGRSSPEAQAALFTPKPADREGYVAAAEKELVWASKRYGDAAALRELAAASHDRSYYPAGIGRQLGAMILSGSRADALRELRVPTLVIHGLDDTLIDPSGGKRTAELVPGAELLLIPDMGHDRPPELWPDLIDAVVSHTG, from the coding sequence ATGCCGAACGTTGTCGTGTCTCCCGAGGTGTCCATCGCGTACGAGAGCTTCGGCGACCCCGGGGATCCACCCGTCCTGCTCGTGATGGGTTTCGGCGCGCAGCTGCTCGGCTGGCACGAGGACTTCTGCCGGGCGCTGGCGGACCGCGGCCGGTACGTGATCCGATACGACAACCGAGACTGCGGGCTGTCCACCAAGTTCGACGAACACCCTGTTGACATGGGCGAGTTCATCGCCGCCGTCGGCTCGGGTGACCTTCCCACCGCCCTCGCGATGGTTCCCTACCGGCTTAGCGACATGGCCGACGACGGACTCGGCCTGCTCACCGCTCTCGGTATCGAACGCGCCCACGTGGTCGGCGCCTCGATGGGCGGGATGATCGCCCAGACGATGGCCCTCTCCTCCCCGGACCGGGTGCTTACCTTGACGTCGATGATGTCCTCGACCGGCGAGAGTGAGTACGGCCGGTCCAGCCCGGAAGCGCAGGCGGCACTGTTCACTCCGAAGCCGGCGGATCGCGAGGGATACGTCGCGGCGGCGGAGAAGGAGCTGGTGTGGGCCTCCAAGCGCTACGGCGACGCGGCGGCGCTGCGTGAGCTGGCCGCCGCGAGCCACGACCGCTCGTACTACCCCGCGGGGATCGGGCGGCAACTCGGCGCGATGATCCTCAGCGGTTCACGCGCGGACGCCCTCCGCGAACTGCGGGTGCCGACGCTGGTGATCCACGGTCTGGACGACACGCTGATCGACCCCAGCGGCGGAAAGCGCACCGCGGAGCTGGTGCCGGGTGCGGAACTCCTGCTGATCCCCGACATGGGCCACGACCGCCCCCCAGAGCTCTGGCCGGACCTCATCGACGCCGTGGTGTCCCACACCGGTTGA